Within Cytophagia bacterium CHB2, the genomic segment GGAATGGTGGCCTCGCGCGCGGTGACGTAAAAGACGGTTTCGCCCGGGCCGGCGCCCACCGTGTCAATGGCGATGAGAGGCGAGCCTTTTGCCGCCGCGAAGCGGTCAATGGGTTGAATGATTTGCATTTTCGTGCCGATCAGGCTCTCATCTTTTTGCGTGGCCCAAATCGTGCCGATGACGCGTGCGAGGAACATCAGGCAACATCCAGTTTGTCAACGATGGCCATAATGGTGGCATCGACTGCTTTGTTCTCGGTGGCTGCGGTTTGCCGCGCCGAGCTGCCTTGCACGACCAGCACGACTTCGCCCACACCGGCGCCGACCGCGTCCACCGCCACAAAAAAACCTTCACGATCTTTCAGATCAAGACTCACGGGCCGGACAATTTGCAATTTCAGGCCTTGCAGGCGCTCGTCTTTGCGAGTCGCCCAAACAGTACCAATGACGCGTGCGAGGATCAAAGGTTATCTTTCTCTTTTTAGTGACGAGG encodes:
- a CDS encoding ethanolamine utilization protein EutN translates to MFLARVIGTIWATQKDESLIGTKMQIIQPIDRFAAAKGSPLIAIDTVGAGPGETVFYVTAREATIP
- a CDS encoding ethanolamine utilization protein EutN — its product is MILARVIGTVWATRKDERLQGLKLQIVRPVSLDLKDREGFFVAVDAVGAGVGEVVLVVQGSSARQTAATENKAVDATIMAIVDKLDVA